The Winogradskyella schleiferi genome has a window encoding:
- a CDS encoding transglutaminase family protein → MIFKITHQTEYVFDSEVFLEPHYLRFQPRQTAYVDVNDFSIEISPKPTGQKIILDEEQNVLNFCWFEDTTDRLSITATTLLETKAFNPFEFLIYPLYYNQLPLQYETPQSKLLFSSLEGQLISEELLDYGNAIIKTSNFRTIPYLTLLTKQLHDDFKVEYRAVGSPLLPDETFQLKKGSCRDLSWMQIHLLRQQGLAARFVSGYYYFDMEHPEYELHAWVEVFLPGTGWLGLDPSHGVLTGNTHFPIASSANSIQTMPVSGGIRGSATSKLITKLLIEKL, encoded by the coding sequence ATGATATTCAAAATCACACATCAAACCGAATATGTTTTTGATTCAGAAGTATTTCTGGAACCACATTATTTGAGGTTTCAACCAAGGCAAACAGCTTATGTGGATGTCAATGACTTTTCTATTGAAATATCACCAAAGCCCACAGGACAAAAAATCATCTTAGATGAGGAACAAAATGTTTTAAACTTTTGTTGGTTTGAAGATACGACTGATAGGCTAAGTATTACAGCAACAACACTATTGGAAACCAAAGCCTTTAATCCATTTGAATTTCTTATTTATCCGTTATATTATAATCAGCTTCCGCTTCAATATGAAACCCCTCAGAGCAAATTATTGTTTTCAAGTTTAGAAGGTCAACTTATATCAGAAGAACTTTTGGATTATGGAAATGCGATTATAAAAACTTCTAATTTTAGAACCATTCCTTATCTAACCTTACTTACCAAACAATTACATGATGATTTTAAGGTGGAATACAGAGCCGTCGGTTCGCCATTGTTACCCGATGAAACCTTTCAATTAAAAAAAGGATCTTGTCGCGATTTGTCTTGGATGCAAATACACCTTTTAAGACAACAAGGTCTTGCAGCCCGTTTTGTAAGTGGCTATTATTATTTTGATATGGAACACCCTGAATACGAATTACATGCTTGGGTGGAGGTTTTTTTACCAGGAACAGGTTGGCTTGGTTTAGATCCCAGTCATGGTGTTTTAACTGGAAATACGCATTTCCCGATAGCTTCAAGTGCCAATTCCATACAAACTATGCCAGTTTCGGGAGGCATTCGAGGTAGTGCGACTTCCAAACTCATCACTAAATTATTAATTGAAAAATTATAA
- a CDS encoding alpha-E domain-containing protein, with the protein MLGRVANTIYWMNRYLERAENYARFMDVNYNLSLELPPNEVEQWQPLVLITGDWELYESLYPNVEKSKVIYFLTFDKENPNSIFNCILNSRENARAVRAEITKEVWEQINALYYLVKNAAAKKNQSDKELRRLFTDIKNGCQLVYGMYYATISRNEGWHFAKLGQIIERADKTSRVLDAKYHLLLKSPKLIGSSLDLIQWAALLKSVSAFDMYRKKNGKLTSSGIAEFLILDTEFPRSILACLLSAERCLITLSGSSVGFSNNAQRQLGVLKSQLEYADINDIIANGMHEYLDNIQLKLNDISSAIYNSFFSIEPYVQNQSQSQVQ; encoded by the coding sequence ATGTTAGGAAGAGTCGCAAACACTATATATTGGATGAATAGATATCTTGAACGTGCAGAGAATTACGCACGCTTTATGGATGTGAATTATAATTTGTCATTGGAATTACCACCTAATGAAGTAGAGCAGTGGCAGCCACTAGTTCTTATTACAGGCGATTGGGAATTGTATGAATCGCTATATCCGAATGTTGAAAAAAGCAAGGTTATTTATTTCTTGACCTTCGATAAAGAAAACCCGAATTCTATTTTTAATTGTATCCTCAATTCAAGGGAAAATGCAAGAGCCGTAAGAGCAGAGATAACAAAAGAAGTATGGGAACAAATAAATGCGCTTTATTATTTAGTAAAAAACGCAGCAGCTAAAAAAAATCAATCGGATAAAGAATTGAGGCGTTTGTTTACCGATATAAAAAATGGTTGTCAATTGGTTTACGGAATGTACTATGCCACAATTTCCCGTAACGAAGGTTGGCATTTTGCAAAATTGGGTCAAATAATTGAACGTGCTGATAAAACCTCTCGGGTTTTAGATGCTAAATATCATTTGTTATTAAAGTCACCAAAATTAATTGGGTCTTCATTAGATTTAATTCAATGGGCTGCACTTTTAAAATCGGTTAGTGCTTTTGATATGTACAGAAAAAAGAATGGAAAACTCACGTCTTCAGGAATTGCAGAATTCTTGATTTTAGATACGGAATTTCCACGTTCTATATTAGCTTGTTTATTGAGTGCGGAACGTTGTCTGATTACTCTCTCTGGTAGTTCTGTTGGTTTTAGTAACAATGCACAACGGCAATTGGGTGTTTTAAAATCCCAGTTGGAATATGCAGATATCAATGATATTATAGCCAATGGCATGCATGAATATTTGGATAATATCCAATTGAAATTAAATGATATTTCTTCGGCTATTTATAATTCATTTTTTTCGATAGAACCTTATGTTCAAAATCAGTCTCAGAGTCAGGTGCAATAG